Within Pseudomonas alloputida, the genomic segment GGCCGTGCTGGTCAGGGCGTAGATCAGCAGGAAGCCGGAGCTGGCCTGCTCGACTTTCAGCCCTTGGGTCAGCACCGCCTGTGGCATGCGTGCCTCGGCCTGTTTCAAACGGTTCTGCACGTCGACCTGCGCCATGTCCGGGTCGGTGCCTGGCTCGAAGGTCACCATCACTTCGGCCACGCCGTTGGAGTTGTTGGTGGACTCGTAGTACAGCAGGCCCTTGGCGCCGTTGAGCGACTGTTCGATGATGCTGGTCACCGACTCCACCATGACCTTGGCCGAAGCGCCGGGGTAGGAGGCGGTGATGGAGATCTGCGGTGGCGCCACGTTGGGGTACTGGGCCACGGGCAAGGATGGAATCACCAGCAAACCGGCCAGTGAAATGAACAACGCCACGACCCAGGCGAAGTTCGGGCGATGGATGAAGAACCTGGACATCTCACTTCCCTCGCATCACTGGGCGGCAGCCGTTTGTTTCTGCGCAGGCGCAACGGGCATACCGGGGGCCAACCCTGCGGGGCTGCCGACGATCACCTGATCGCCCGGCTCCAGCCCCTCGGTAATCTGCCAGCGCGAGCCTTGCATCACGCCGGTGCGCACCGCGCGTGCCTCGGCGATGCCATTGGTGGCGACCAAGACCCGCGCCTGGCCGTCGCTGCCTCGCTGAACCGCACGCTGTGGGACCAGGATGGCGTGGTTGTCGGTGCCTTGAGGCGTGCGCACGCGCACATACATGCCCGGCAGCAGCGTGCCGTCCGCGTTGTCGAAGCGCCCCCGCAGGATGACCTGGCCGGTACCGCGGTCCACACTCACATCGGTGAACATCAGCTCGCCCGAGCGCTGGAAGTCGGTGCCTTCCACTTGCGCGGTCAGGCGCTGGCTGTCGGCCGAAAGTGCGCCGTCCTTCAACGCTTGTCGCAGGCGCAGTGCGTCAGCGGCAGACTGGGTGAAGTCGATGTAGATCGGGTCGAGTTGCTGGATACGCGCCATCAGCGTCGCCTCCCCCTGCCCCACCAACGCGCCTTCGGTGGCCAACGCACGGCCAATGCGCCCGGAGATCGGCGCGGTGACGGTGGCGTAGCCCAGGTTCAGGCGTGCGGCCTGCACGTCGGCCTGGGCAGAGCGCACCGCCGCACCGGCACTGCGCAGCTCGGCGGTGGCGCTGTCGAAGTCCTGCTGGCTGACCGCCTCGATCTTGACCAGTGGCTCATAACGCTTCACCCGCGCCTGGGCCTCCTGCTGCACGGCCTGGGCTCGGGCCAGGTCAGCCTCGGCACGGGCCAGTGCGGCCTTGAACGGCGCCGGGTCGATCTGGAACAGCACATCCCCCGCCTTGACGTCAGCCCCTTCCTCGAAGCGCTTGTGCAACACGATACCCGGCACCCGCGCCCGCACCTCGGCGACGCGCATCGGCTCGACCCGGCCCGGCAGTTCAGCCGCCAAGGCGACCTGCTCGGGCGCCAATGTCACGATTTCCACCGGGTAGCTCGCATTGGCTGCACCGTCCTGCTCTGCTGCGGGCTCACACCCGGCCAAGGCGATCGCCATGGCCAATGCGCCCACCCTTATCGAACCTGTCTTGCCCATCACACACCCGAACCTAGATTGAAAACGGGGCGGATGCTACTTTTCAAACCCACATGAGTCAATATTGTCTCATTAAAATCATAAAAGACTCTTAATGACCCCTTCAGACTTTCCACCTTCAACGCTTCCCGCCAAGCTGGTGAATGCCCTGTATGCCGCTGCCGCCTTGCGACCCAGAGCGTCCATGGGCGAGCTGGCCGTGTTGGCGGGCATCAGCCGGGCAACCCTGCACCGTTACTGCGGTACGAGAGACAACCTCGATAGCCAGCTCGAACAGCACGCCAAAGACACGCTCATGCATATCCTCGACAACAGCGGCACGCTGGCCTGCCGCGAGCCCCTGGCCGCGTTGCGTCAGCTGATTCATGCGCACCTGGCCCAGGGTGAACTGATCGCTTTCCTGGCCTCCCGTTACCCTGTGCACATGAGCGTGCAGCACGACCTGCGGTTTTATCTGGAAAGGCTCGATGCGTTGTTTGCCAGCGGCCAGCGACAAGGCGTATTTCGAGCGGATGTCACCGCGGCGTTGCTGACCGAGATGTTCGTATCGCTGTTGCATGGCATGGTCGACGCCCGCCAACGGGGGCGCGCGCCAAGAGAGTGTGCAACGGTGCTGGAGAGCGCGTTTCTACAGGGCATTGCCACGCGGGCGCCCTATTGAGCGCCCGCGCAGGGCAACAGCCGTGAAGACCTATTGCGTCAAAGGAAGGGAATGAACGCTATTGCTCGGCGTCATCGAGCGGCGTGCTCCAGATCACCAGCTCAAGGGCAGCGGCGATCTGGATGCGATGGTCGGCAAGCGGGATAGGCAGCAGGTCCTGGGCGCGCTCCAGCCGGCGCAGCAAGGTATTGCGATGGGTACCCAGCACCTCGGCGGTCTGGGTGATGTTGCAGCCATTGGCCAGGAAGGCGTGCAACGAATGCTGAAGCACCGTGGGCTCGGTCGCCAAGCGCCCCAACGTGCTCAAGACGAACTGCCTGGCCGCGCGGGCATCCTGGGTCATCAGCGACACCATCCTCACCTGATCGATCGTGGCAACGGCGGGTGAACCCGCCAAACGGCCCATCAACCGCTGGGTGGTCAAGGCTTCCAGGTGCGAGCGCCGGAAGCCATTCATCCCCGCGCCCGCCGAACCGATTGCCGCGCGTATCTTCGGAAATTGCCGGGCGACGTCCTGCAGCAGGTTCAGGTCCAGCGGCTTTGCCGCATTGCTCCAGGCCCACAGGGTCGCAGGGCCCGCGAATACGATCAGCGGCGCTACCGTGCCCGTGAGCTGCGCCAGGGCACGCGCCATGTCTTCCAGGGGGCGAATCTCGGCGTCCGGGGTTTCGCTCCAGACGAGGCAGGCATGGTGCCTCTGAGCCAGGCTGTAGCCCAGTCGCCTGCCGAACTGCTCCGCGTCCACATCCCTGCCATCGAGCAGCCGGCTGACCAGGCTGCGTTTATCGATAGGGTCGTCATGGGCCTGGGCGCTTTTTTCTTCGAGGATGATCTGCGTCACCACGCGCATGTTGCTGTCGATGAATTCCGAGATCGACCGCGACGAGACCTCCAGGAATTCCTCGAGCACCGCGGGATCCTGCGTCAGGCTGAAGGCCATCTTCATCCACAGGTCCCAGGCTGCGTTCTGTGTCGACCTTGCAACATTCATCAGCAGTTCGGACAACCCCCTGCGGGCGAGCTCCCTGGCCGTGTCCACCATGTCAGCAGACACATAGGGCTCCACCGGCTCCCCAGGGCGCTGCAGGTTGGCATTGGCCCAGTGCAGCAACTCTGCCCGGTTGGCGCGCCGGCACGCCGCGAGGATGACCGGGTCCTCCAGCAACCTGGCATCTTCGGGCGAAGAGAACAGTGACTGGTTCAGGCGCTCGACCCACTCGGCTGGCAGCGCCTGAGCGAGTTCGGCGCCTTTGCGCATAAGCTCGCGAACGGTTTCCGAGGGGCGTGGCCAGGGCGACGGCGTGCTGGTCATGGGCGGTGCAAATCACTCAAAAATCGGCTGGAAAATGGTGCAGTTCGTACCTTGGCGCAGGGCCAGTGGAAACCTAGCATGAACTCACTGCCTGAACAAAAAATACAAGGAGGCACCGTGACGCTTCATGTCCCTTTTTTGGGTTTAGCGCAGTGGCAAGCAGGCCTGTTTCCTGATGCCCGTTGATCAAACGTCAACCCGCCTGCGCAACCGTTCCTTTCAATCTGGAGTGTTCTCAATGTCAGCCTCTCGCGACGCCACGCCAAGCCTGCCCGTGGTAACCCGCTCGACTTCCGCGCAAGAGATTGCGCTGCTGAGCGACCAAGCAGGTGCGGTAATCATCCGCAACTTCATGACCCCTGAACAAGTCGTACGGATCAACAACGAACTCGACGCCCCCCTGGCCGCGCTCGATGCCGGCTCCAGGCACGAGCACGAGCTGATCGCCGAGTTCCATGGCCATCAGACCAAACGGCTAACCAACCTCGTCACCCACAGCAAGACCTTTCGTGAGGAAGTCCTCGATGACGACCTCTTCCACGAACTGGGGAACGTGCTTTACGCCCCGGAGTCCGGTGACTGGTGGCTGACCACGGCCCAGTTGATCGAAATCGGCCCAGGCAACAAAGCGCAAATGCTGCACCGTGACATGATGCAGTACCAACCGTTCGTGGCCATGAACAAACATGCGCCACGCGCCATCACCAACCTGATGCTGGCGCTGACCGATTTCACCGAGGAAAACGGCGCCACGCGCTTGATCCCCGGGAGCCAGGACTGGGATGACTTCGACGATGTCGGCACCCCAGAGATGACGATTCCTGCCCTGCTCAAAGCCGGGGATGCCGTGCTGTTCGGCGGCAAGGTCGTTCACGGTGGCGGGGCCAACGTGACCACCGACTATTACCGTCGCGGGCTGACCATCCCGATGCAGGCTTCGATAATCACGCCTGAAGAAGCCTACCCGTTGATCGTGCCGCTCGAGCTGGTGCGCACGCTTTCTCCGCGGGTACAGAAGATCCTCGGTTTCCGCTCCCAATACCCCAATGGCAGCCCTGGCCTTTGGCAACATAACTACGCAGACCTGGCGGATTACCTTCAGCTCTAGCGTCCAGCGTTGACTTGCCTGGGCCTGAAGGTGCCACGACCACCCATTCGCCCAGGCAAGAAAACAGGCCAGGCATCGGTTTGCGATGCCTGGCTTCTGAGCGAGTGGCCAACCCTTCACTCCTGGTAGGGCATTACCCCTCGGCGTGAAAACAATACAGGTACACCTTCGGCGTTGAACAACGCCGCCGTCAGTGAAAGGCCATCCGCGGTCTGCGTTTCCTGGAAACTGTGCCCGCCATCGCTGCTCTGCACGCTAAGCCCATCCAGCCCGACCGCCAGCACACGAGAGCCGGCTACCGCTACGCAAGTGACAGAGCCCTTGCTTTGCGTTGGCACTCGGTGAAAGCCCTTGCCGTCCGCTGAACCCTGCAACAGGGTACCGCGCTGGCCGCCCAGCAGCAGACGTCCATCGGCCAGTACCGCGCCTGCCCACAGGGTGCCTTCGTAGCCAGTATCCAGGTAACGCCAGTTTTTACCCTGGTCCTCGGAATGCAGTACCTGCCCATGCTCGGCCGTGGCGTACAGCGTGCCGCGGCTGTCGGCAAACAGCCCCATCAGGTTGAGGTCGGCCCGCTTGGCCCCCGGCGGGGCCTGAAGCGGCTGCTCGGACCACGTCTGGCCCCCATCCTCGGTAGTCAGCACCAACGACCAGAGGCCTACCGCAACACCCTGACGGGCATTGAAGAAGTGCACCGCGAACAGTGGCCGGTCTTCTTCGGTGGCCAGGCGCTGGACCTGCCAGGACTCCCCGCCATCGGTGGTGATCAGGATCGCGCCCCAGTGGCCAACCGCCCACCCGCGTTTGGCATCCACGAAAGACACGCCCGTCAATGGTGTGGACAGCGGTACCGAACTCGCCTGGCGCCACTGCAGGCCCTGGTCGTCGGACAACAACACGACACCGTGGTCGCCCACGGCAACCACGCGCGCACCGGCCCAGCCAGCGGCCAACATGGTGGCCTGCGTGGCATTGCTCGCCTGTACGGCCGGCACGGCCTGCAACGGCGCGGCCTGAAGAGACATCAGCGGCAATGCTGCTGCGAGCAAGGCCGCGGTGAATGAAACCCTGAACTTCATGCTTCTCTCCTCAGTGCACCAGCGCGCCGATCATGCGCACAGGGCGCTTACGTGGGAATACCCGCTCCAGCCAGACCGCGAAGGCCGGCAGCACGGTCATGGCCATGACCATGTTGACGATGAACATGAAGGCCAGCAGCTTGCCCATGTCGGCCTGGAACTTGAGCTCCGAGAACGCCCAGGTAGCCACGCCCACCGCCAGGGTAATGGCGGTGAAGATCGTCGCAACGCCCACCTCGAGCAATGCGTGCTCGACCGCCTTGGTGATCGACTGGCCGTGGGCCAGGTGCAGTTGCAGCCGGTTGTAGATGTAGAAGGCGTAGTCGACACCAATGCCCACGGCCAACACCATCACCGGCAAGGTAGCAATGGTCAGGCCGATCTGCAGTTCCTTCATGAACCAGTAGCCGATGAAGGTGCCGATGGTCAAAGGCAGGCAACAAACCAGCACTGCCCGCAGGTCGCGGTAGACGGCGAACACCAGCAGCGCGATCGCGGCATAGACATACAGCAGCATGGGAGTTTCGCTCTTCTCCACTTCTTCGTTGATAGCGGCCAGAACGCCGGCGTTGCCCGAGGCGAGGCGGATCGACAGGCCAGGCTGCGGATAGTCGCTGCGAAACGCCTTGGCGGCGTCCACCACTCGGTTGATGGTCGTGGCTTTGTGATCGGCCAGGTACAGGTGCACCGCCGACATGCTGCAGTCGGTACGCACCAGCCCGGGCGTGCGCGCCACCTCGGTGGCCAGCGCGGCATAGTTCATCGGGTCGATGGGCACCGCGGCCATTTTGGGATT encodes:
- a CDS encoding MexC family multidrug efflux RND transporter periplasmic adaptor subunit, with amino-acid sequence MGKTGSIRVGALAMAIALAGCEPAAEQDGAANASYPVEIVTLAPEQVALAAELPGRVEPMRVAEVRARVPGIVLHKRFEEGADVKAGDVLFQIDPAPFKAALARAEADLARAQAVQQEAQARVKRYEPLVKIEAVSQQDFDSATAELRSAGAAVRSAQADVQAARLNLGYATVTAPISGRIGRALATEGALVGQGEATLMARIQQLDPIYIDFTQSAADALRLRQALKDGALSADSQRLTAQVEGTDFQRSGELMFTDVSVDRGTGQVILRGRFDNADGTLLPGMYVRVRTPQGTDNHAILVPQRAVQRGSDGQARVLVATNGIAEARAVRTGVMQGSRWQITEGLEPGDQVIVGSPAGLAPGMPVAPAQKQTAAAQ
- a CDS encoding TetR/AcrR family transcriptional regulator, with protein sequence MTPSDFPPSTLPAKLVNALYAAAALRPRASMGELAVLAGISRATLHRYCGTRDNLDSQLEQHAKDTLMHILDNSGTLACREPLAALRQLIHAHLAQGELIAFLASRYPVHMSVQHDLRFYLERLDALFASGQRQGVFRADVTAALLTEMFVSLLHGMVDARQRGRAPRECATVLESAFLQGIATRAPY
- a CDS encoding PucR family transcriptional regulator, which encodes MTSTPSPWPRPSETVRELMRKGAELAQALPAEWVERLNQSLFSSPEDARLLEDPVILAACRRANRAELLHWANANLQRPGEPVEPYVSADMVDTARELARRGLSELLMNVARSTQNAAWDLWMKMAFSLTQDPAVLEEFLEVSSRSISEFIDSNMRVVTQIILEEKSAQAHDDPIDKRSLVSRLLDGRDVDAEQFGRRLGYSLAQRHHACLVWSETPDAEIRPLEDMARALAQLTGTVAPLIVFAGPATLWAWSNAAKPLDLNLLQDVARQFPKIRAAIGSAGAGMNGFRRSHLEALTTQRLMGRLAGSPAVATIDQVRMVSLMTQDARAARQFVLSTLGRLATEPTVLQHSLHAFLANGCNITQTAEVLGTHRNTLLRRLERAQDLLPIPLADHRIQIAAALELVIWSTPLDDAEQ
- a CDS encoding phytanoyl-CoA dioxygenase family protein produces the protein MSASRDATPSLPVVTRSTSAQEIALLSDQAGAVIIRNFMTPEQVVRINNELDAPLAALDAGSRHEHELIAEFHGHQTKRLTNLVTHSKTFREEVLDDDLFHELGNVLYAPESGDWWLTTAQLIEIGPGNKAQMLHRDMMQYQPFVAMNKHAPRAITNLMLALTDFTEENGATRLIPGSQDWDDFDDVGTPEMTIPALLKAGDAVLFGGKVVHGGGANVTTDYYRRGLTIPMQASIITPEEAYPLIVPLELVRTLSPRVQKILGFRSQYPNGSPGLWQHNYADLADYLQL
- a CDS encoding WD40/YVTN/BNR-like repeat-containing protein, which gives rise to MKFRVSFTAALLAAALPLMSLQAAPLQAVPAVQASNATQATMLAAGWAGARVVAVGDHGVVLLSDDQGLQWRQASSVPLSTPLTGVSFVDAKRGWAVGHWGAILITTDGGESWQVQRLATEEDRPLFAVHFFNARQGVAVGLWSLVLTTEDGGQTWSEQPLQAPPGAKRADLNLMGLFADSRGTLYATAEHGQVLHSEDQGKNWRYLDTGYEGTLWAGAVLADGRLLLGGQRGTLLQGSADGKGFHRVPTQSKGSVTCVAVAGSRVLAVGLDGLSVQSSDGGHSFQETQTADGLSLTAALFNAEGVPVLFSRRGVMPYQE